A single region of the Octopus bimaculoides isolate UCB-OBI-ISO-001 chromosome 6, ASM119413v2, whole genome shotgun sequence genome encodes:
- the LOC106882823 gene encoding heterogeneous nuclear ribonucleoprotein A2 homolog 1 translates to MPEKFGENEKNCKLFIGGLNFETTEDNLRNHFGKWGDVVDCVIMKDSTTHKSKGFGFVTFKDPTSLDMTQKERPHTIDGKTVDTKRAMPRDEAQENKITVNKMFVGGLDESTSEEQVREVFSPYGEVEKIEMIKDRTTGKPKRFCFVTFDDHDSVDKCVIQKHFMLNGKNVEVKKAVSKNELNQNMRGGRGGMMGARGGMRGAYSGGPYASQGWNYGGHQGYGDGYGASGYQGYADGYDGYGHFGTAYGNGSGGGPTRGRGGGMYTQRGMGPYGGGYGGGTN, encoded by the exons ATGCCAGAAAAATTCGGAGAAAACGAGAAGAACTGTAAGTTATTCATCGGTGGTTTAAACTTTGAAACCACAGAGGATAATTTAAGGAATCATTTCGGGAAATGGGGTGATGTTGTCGACTGTGTTATAATGAAGGACAGCACTACGCACAAATCTAAAGGATTTGGATTCGTAACGTTCAAAGATCCAACCAGTTTAGATATGACCCAAAAAGAGCGTCCACATACGATAGACGGCAAAACAGTCGATACGAAGAGAGCAATGCCCCGCGACGAGGCTCAAGAAAACAAAATTACCGTGAACAAGATGTTTGTTGGTGGCTTGGACGAAAGTACGTCGGAGGAACAAGTTCGTGAGGTGTTTAGCCCTTATGGAGAGGTGGAAAAAATTGAAATGATCAAAGACAGAACAACTGGTAAACCGAAGCGCTTCTGTTTCGTTACCTTCGACGACCACGATAGTGTAGACAAATGCGTAATACAGAAACACTTCATGCTTAACGGTAAAAATGTCGAGGTGAAGAAAGCTGTATCGAAGAACGAACTTAATCAGAACATGCGTGGCGGTCGTGGTGGTATGATGGGTGCTCGCGGTGGCATGCGAGGTGCTTATTCTGGCGGACCCTATGCAAGCCAGGGATGGAATTACGGCGGACATCAAGGCTATGGAGATGGTTACGGAGCAAGTGGTTACCAGGGTTACGCAGACGGCTATGATGGATATGGACATTTTGGTACCGCTTATGGAAATGGCTCGGGTGGCGGTCCTACCCGAGGACGTGGTGGCGGTATGTACACACAACGTGGTATGGGACCGTACGGCGGAGGATATGGCGGCGGCACTAATTG a